In the genome of Raphanus sativus cultivar WK10039 chromosome 4, ASM80110v3, whole genome shotgun sequence, one region contains:
- the LOC130511316 gene encoding uncharacterized protein At1g43920, Chloroplastic-like translates to MSSSSEINHGGEIRGFPVKCECGLRVKPYLSKTQENPGRPFYRCITKKDGHLFKWVEDAVCEEVEDAIPKIEIIGRKLTNTITEVDELKTLIKDLKEGVARSEMEIKKWKALMMLCFVCVCFVVICIAFLMFGKAMKSKSAFTSM, encoded by the exons ATGAGTTCATCTTCAGAGATAAATCATGGGGGAGAAATTCGTGGATTCCCAGTGAAGTGTGAGTGTGGTTTACGCGTAAAGCCTTACCTATCGAAGACACAAGAGAATCCAGGAAGACCTTTCTACCGTTGCATAACCAAAAAAGAT GGACATTTATTCAAGTGGGTTGAGGATGCTGTGTGTGAAGAGGTTGAAGATGCTATTCCAAAAATCGAAATCATTGGCAGGAAGCTTACTAATACCATAACTGAGGTAGATGAGTTAAAGACTTTGATTAAAGATTTGAAAGAAGGTGTAGCAAGGAGCGAGATGGAAATAAAGAAGTGGAAAGCGTTGATGATGTTGTGCTTTGTGTGTGTTTGCTTTGTGGTCATTTGCATTGCTTTCTTAATGTTTGGTAAAGCTATGAAAAGCAAGTCTGCATTTACTTCTATGTAG
- the LOC130511317 gene encoding precursor of CEP9-like has protein sequence MAISIVLVQVLSTTESRPTDNQNHFKVTSLNNFVSTVPVAHNVDGHKEGIIVQAKILKDIEAFRPTTPGDSPGIGHPHPPRLSDDFK, from the coding sequence ATGGCCATCTCAATAGTGCTTGTCCAAGTACTATCCACTACTGAATCAAGACCAACAGACAATCAAAATCATTTCAAAGTGACGTCTTTGAATAATTTTGTGTCCACGGTACCAGTTGCACACAATGTTGATGGTCATAAGGAAGGTATAATTGTTCAAGCAAAAATATTGAAAGATATTGAAGCTTTTCGCCCTACTACACCAGGGGACAGTCCTGGCATTGGACATCCACATCCACCACGGCTCAGTGATGACTTCAAGTAG
- the LOC130511318 gene encoding precursor of CEP9-like, which translates to MKLFTISMMAIMAISIVLVQVPSTTESRPTDNQNHFKVTSLNNFVSTVPVAHSVDGHKEGIIVQAKILKDIEAFRPTTPGDSPGIGHPHPPRLSDDFK; encoded by the coding sequence ATGAAACTCTTCACTATCTCCATGATGGCCATTATGGCCATCTCAATAGTGCTTGTCCAAGTACCATCCACTACTGAATCAAGACCAACAGACAATCAAAATCATTTCAAAGTGACGTCTTTGAATAATTTTGTGTCCACGGTACCAGTTGCACACAGTGTTGATGGTCATAAGGAAGGTATAATTGTTCAAGCAAAAATATTGAAAGATATTGAAGCTTTTCGCCCTACTACACCAGGGGACAGTCCTGGCATTGGACATCCACATCCACCACGGCTCAGTGATGACTTCAAGTAG
- the LOC108834836 gene encoding leucine aminopeptidase 1 has protein sequence MSHTLGLTKPNSTDHPKISFAAKEIDVTEWKGDLLVVGATEQDLTKDASSKFENLILNKLDAHTSGLLGLVSSEEDFTGKPGQSTVLRLPGLASKRIGLIGLGKSSPAAFQSLGEGVATVSKASQSSTVAVVLASPESESSYASAIASGVVLGLFEDGRYKSESKKPSLKSVDIIGFGAGSELEKKLKYAQDVSYGVIFGRELINSPANVLTPAVLAEEAAKVASTYSDVFTANILNEEQCRELKMGSYLAVAAASANPPFFIHLVYKPSSGGVKSKLALVGKGLTFDSGGYNIKTGPGCSIELMKFDMGGSAAVLGAAKAIGEIKPPGVEVHFIVAACENMISGTGMRPGDVITASNGKTIEVNNTDAEGRLTLADALVYACNQGVDKIVDLATLTGACVIALGTSVAGIYTPNDELAKEVIAASEKSGEKLWRMPLEESYWEMMKSGCADMVNTGGRAGGSITAALFLKQFVSEKVQWMHIDMAGPVWNEKKKSGTGFGVATLVEWVQTNSSS, from the exons ATGTCTCACACTCTCGGCCTCACCAAACCCAACTCCACCGATCATCCCAAG ATCTCGTTCGCCGCGAAGGAGATCGACGTGACGGAGTGGAAAGGGGACTTGCTCGTCGTCGGCGCGACGGAGCAAGACCTGACGAAGGACGCTAGCTCCAAGTTCGAAAACCTGATCTTGAACAAGCTCGACGCACACACGAGCGGACTCTTGGGTTTAGTCTCTTCCGAGGAAGATTTCACCGGTAAACCCGGTCAGTCAACGGTTCTCAGACTCCCCGGTTTAGCATCCAAACGGatcggtttgatcggtttagGAAAATCATCTCCCGCGGCTTTTCAGAGCCTTGGCGAAGGTGTAGCCACAGTGTCGAAGGCTTCACAGTCTAGTACTGTTGCTGTTGTTCTTGCCTCACCTGAGAGTGAATCCAGCTATGCTTCGGCTATAGCTTcag GCGTAGTGCTGGGGCTGTTCGAAGACGGGAGGTATAAGTCTGAGTCAAAGAAACCATCTTTGAAGTCTGTGGATATCATTGGGTTTGGAGCTGGATCTGAATTGGAGAAGAAGCTTAAGTATGCTCAAGATGTTTCTTACGGTGTGATTTTCGGGAGGGAGCTCATTAACTCTCCTGCCAATGTCCTCACTCCTG CTGTGCTAGCTGAGGAAGCAGCGAAAGTGGCTTCTACGTACAGTGATGTGTTTACGGCGAACATCTTGAACGAGGAGCAGTGCAGAGAGTTGAAGATGGGATCTTATCTAGCCGTTGCTGCTGCGTCGGCTAATCCTCCTTTCTTCATTCACCTTGTGTATAAACCTTCGAGTGGAGGTGTTAAGAGCAAGCTTGCTCTTGTTGGAAAAGGATTGACCTTTGACAG TGGTGGCTACAACATTAAGACCGGACCTGGCTGCTCCATTGAGCTCATGAAATTCGACATGGGTGGTTCAGCTGCTGTCCTTGGCGCTGCAAAAGCCATTGGTGAGATTAAGCCTCCTGGTGTTGAG GTTCATTTCATCGTTGCAGCCTGTGAGAATATGATTAGTGGAACTGGAATGAGACCTGGAGATGTCATCACAGCCTCAAACGGAAAGACCATTGAG GTGAACAACACAGATGCTGAAGGACGTTTAACACTTGCTGATGCTCTAGTGTATGCTTGTAACCAAGGCGTTGACAAG ATTGTTGACCTCGCTACGTTGACCGGAGCCTGCGTTATTGCTCTTGGAACATCAGTGGCAG GGATCTACACACCTAACGACGAGCTTGCAAAAGAAGTGATTGCTGCGTCAGAGAAGAGTGGAGAGAAGCTGTGGAGGATGCCATTAGAAGAGAGCTACTGGGAGATGATGAAGTCTGGATGTGCTGATATGGTCAACACAGGTGGGCGTGCAGGAGGTTCCATCACCGCAGCTCTCTTCTTGAAGCAG TTTGTGAGCGAGAAGGTGCAATGGATGCATATAGACATGGCTGGACCGGTGTGGAACGAGAAAAAGAAGTCTGGAACTGGGTTTGGTGTTGCGACGCTTGTCGAATGGGTGCAGACGAATTCTTCTTCGTAG
- the LOC108853490 gene encoding LOW QUALITY PROTEIN: putative F-box protein At4g11580 (The sequence of the model RefSeq protein was modified relative to this genomic sequence to represent the inferred CDS: inserted 1 base in 1 codon): METLYEISPSFNVSSLHLXFINSRIHHFHISPKCFFLCSCNVMVVRSRKNLKWENMDRDILVKIFEKLNVIDVTMGASRVCISWFLASHAKSLWKTINLADLQRVDFSHRQLPNSRVEDEEVNEHVYRCNMILFESTKLSSTVPINLFFNYDTYLTDEDLIIAAQRMPNIRKLVLPRWCHLSENSYQFAFRQWKNLQTLIIDQRQASLTWRQKIQASGDNCINLTNLKIMGCLNEAEAGDIVCWFPNLKKLSLRFCDIIDIGLVLPLITSLKHLTILNLSHCRFRHERCGYIICSRELETILIKIDRYKCETLIMLCLNLDCKFCEKAYCIGRSHAFFEKNWRNDEIEEFESETL, encoded by the exons ATGGAAACTCTCTATGAAATCTCTCCTTCGTTCAATGTTTCTTCTCTTCACT GCTTTATAAATTCAAGAATCcatcattttcatatttcaccaaaatgtttttttttatgtagcTGCAATGTGATGGTGGTGAGATCAAGAAAGAACCTGAAATGGGAAAACATGGATAGAGATATTTTGGTCAAGATTTTCGAGAAGCTCAACGTAATAGATGTTACCATGGGAGCATCACGTGTCTGCATCTCTTGGTTCCTTGCCTCTCACGCAAAATCTCTTTGGAAAACAATCAACCTCGCAGATCTCCAACGTGTGGACTTCAGCCATCGTCAATTACCAAACTCCCGGGTGGAAGATGAAGAGGTAAACGAACATGTGTACCGTTGTAATATGATTTTGTTTGAAAGCACCAAACTCAGCAGCACTGTCCCCATCAACTTATTCTTCAACTATGATACCTACTTAACTGATGAGGATCTCATCATCGCTGCGCAAAG gaTGCCAAACATAAGAAAGCTTGTCTTACCACGATGGTGCCATTTAAGTGAGAACTCATATCAGTTTGCATTCAGGCAATGGAAGAATCTCCAAACGTTAATCATTGATCAACGCCAAGCATCATTAACCTGGAGACAGAAGATTCAAGCTAGCGGAGATAACTGTATAAACCTCACCAACTTGAAAATTATGGGGTGCCTTAACGAAGCTGAAGCTGGGGATATCGTTTGTTGGTTTCCAAACCTCAAGAAGCTGAGTTTGCGTTTTTGCGACATCATTGATATTGGTCTAGTTTTGCCTCTCATCACAAGCCTCAAACACCTAACGATCCTTAACCTCTCACACTGTAGATTTCGACATGAGAGATGTGGCTATATAATTTGTAGCCGTGAACTTGAAACCATTCTTATCAAGATTGATAGATATAAGTGTGAGACATTGATCATGTTGTGTTTAAATCTCGACTGCAAGTTCTGCGAAAAGGCATATTGCATTGGCAGATCACATGCTTTTTTCGAGAAGAATTGGCGTAACGATGAGATAGAGGAATTTGAATCTGAAACGTTGTAA
- the LOC108849121 gene encoding probable purine permease 5, translated as MDETAVPPSPSFSYSNWISNVKKSTKEAYESKPLSHWTLLILSGSSMLTAFPASSLLSRLYFSNGGKSKWIISWVAVAGWPITCLILLPTYIFLKTKPTPLNNTKLLLSYTLLGFLSAADNLMYAYAYAYLPASTSSLLASSSLAFSALFGYLIVKNPMNASVINSIVIITGAMAIIALDSSSDRYDYVTNRQYFAGFFWDIMGSALHGLIFALSELVFVKLLGRRFFHVALEQQVMVSLVAFAFTTLGMVLSRDFQGMAQEAKSFKGGESQYVQVLVWSAVTFQLGVLGATAVLFLASTVMAGVLNAVRVPITSVAAVVLMNDPMSGFKILSLVLTFWGFSSYIYGSSSSSSTQASSSS; from the coding sequence ATGGATGAAACAGCAGTACCCCCTTCTCCTTCATTTTCCTACTCAAACTGGATCTCTAACGTCAAGAAATCGACAAAAGAAGCTTACGAGTCAAAGCCCCTTTCACACTGGACTCTCCTGATCCTCAGTGGATCCTCAATGCTCACAGCCTTCCCAGCCTCTAGTCTCCTCTCTCGTCTCTACTTCTCAAACGGCGGCAAAAGCAAATGGATCATCTCTTGGGTCGCTGTCGCTGGATGGCCAATCACTTGTCTCATCCTACTCCCTACTTACATCTTCCTCAAGACAAAACCAACACCTCTCAACAACACAAAGCTTCTTCTCTCCTACACCCTCCTCGGTTTCTTGAGCGCTGCGGATAACCTCATGTACGCTTACGCCTACGCCTACCTCCCTGCGTCGACCTCTTCTCTCCTGGCCTCTTCCTCGCTTGCCTTCTCTGCTTTGTTCGGCTATCTCATCGTCAAAAACCCCATGAACGCTTCTGTTATCAACTCCATTGTGATCATCACAGGCGCCATGGCTATCATAGCGCTGGACTCGAGCTCTGATCGGTATGATTACGTCACCAACAGACAATACTTTGCAGGTTTCTTTTGGGACATAATGGGATCTGCACTCCACGGTCTCATTTTCGCCTTATCCGAGCTTGTCTTCGTTAAACTTCTCGGGAGGAGGTTCTTCCATGTAGCTTTGGAGCAGCAGGTCATGGTCTCCCTCGTTGCTTTCGCCTTCACCACTCTAGGGATGGTGCTGAGCAGAGACTTCCAAGGGATGGCTCAGGAGGCTAAGAGTTTCAAAGGCGGCGAGTCTCAGTACGTTCAGGTTCTTGTCTGGAGCGCAGTCACGTTTCAGTTAGGAGTTCTCGGAGCCACCGCTGTTTTGTTTCTAGCGTCTACGGTCATGGCCGGAGTGCTTAATGCTGTGAGAGTTCCCATCACAAGCGTAGCTGCTGTTGTATTGATGAATGATCCCATGAGTGGCTTCAAGATTCTGTCTCTGGTCTTGACTTTCTGGGGATTCAGCTCTTACATCTATGGTAGCTCCTCAAGCTCAAGTACTcaagcttcctcttcttcctaa
- the LOC108849087 gene encoding probable LRR receptor-like serine/threonine-protein kinase At2g24230 gives MSLGFWGYALILPLFLKQVYCQEPNTDGFFVSEFFKQMSVSSAQAYNFSAPFCSWQGLFCDSKNEHVTVLIASGMGLSGPIPDTTLGKLSKLQSLDLSNNKISALPSDFWSLNTLKNLNLSFNQISGSFPSNAGNFGQLEALDVSHNKFSGQIPEAVDSLVSLRVLKFDHNGFQMSIPRGFLGCQSLVSIDLSSNQLEGSLPDGFGSAFPKLKTLNIAGNKIHGRDTDFSDMKSITSLNISGNQFEGSAAGLFKETLEVADLSKNRFQGHISQVDSNWINLVYLDLSENELSGDIFKNLTLLKKLKHLNLACNRFNRGVFPRIEMISGLEYLNLSNTNLAGHIPREISELSELSTLDVSENHLSGNIPMLSIKNLVAVDVSRNNLTGEIPMPIIEKLQWMESFNFSYNNLTFCTEKFSPETLSRSFFGSTSSCPIAANPALFRKRRSATGALKVALAVTLSAMFLLIAALVFVAFGHKRKPKTSEVKDVSSVKEEQSISGPFSFQTDSTTWVADVKQANAVPVVIFEKPLLNITFSDLLSATSHFDRDTLLAEGKFGPVYRGFLPGGIHVAVKVLVHGSTLSDQEAARELEFLGRIKHPNLVPLTGYCIAGDQRIAIYEYMENGNLQNLLQDLPFGVQTTDDWSTDTWEEEGDNGIQNIGPEGPVATWRFRHMIALGTARALAFLHHGCSPPMIHRDVKASSVYLDQNWEPRLSDFGLAKVFGSGLDDEVANGSPGYLPPEFLQPEQELPTPKSDVYCFGVVLFELITGKKPVEDEYLGEKDTDLVTWVRSLVRKSQGSKAIDPKIQQTGSEDQMEEALKIGYLCTADLPSKRPSMQQVVGLLKDIEPKPYQ, from the coding sequence atgagtcTTGGTTTCTGGGGTTATGCATTGATTCTTCCTCTGTTCTTGAAGCAAGTTTATTGCCAAGAACCAaacacagatggtttctttgtCTCTGAATTCTTCAAACAAATGAGTGTAAGCTCTGCTCAGGCTTACAACTTCTCTGCTCCCTTTTGTTCATGGCAAGGCTTGTTCTGTGATTCCAAGAATGAGCATGTGACTGTGTTAATTGCTTCTGGGATGGGTTTATCTGGTCCAATCCCTGACACAACCCTTGGTAAACTCAGCAAGCTTCAGTCTTTGGATCTCAGCAACAACAAAATCTCTGCTTTACCATCTGATTTCTGGAGTCTGAACACTTTGAAGAACCTCAACCTCTCCTTCAACCAGATCTCTGGCTCTTTCCCCAGCAATGCTGGCAACTTTGGGCAGCTTGAGGCCCTTGACGTCTCTCACAACAAATTCTCAGGTCAAATCCCTGAAGCTGTGGACTCTCTTGTTAGCTTGAGAGTCCTGAAGTTTGATCACAATGGGTTTCAGATGTCTATCCCAAGAGGATTTCTTGGTTGCCAATCCCTGGTCTCCATTGATCTCTCCTCTAACCAGCTTGAAGGGTCTCTCCCTGATGGGTTTGGCTCTGCATTTCCGAAGCTCAAGACTTTGAACATAGCAGGAAACAAGATCCATGGCAGGGACACAGATTTTTCTGATATGAAGTCCATCACTTCTCTCAACATTTCAGGGAATCAGTTTGAAGGTTCAGCAGCAGGTTTGTTCAAGGAGACTCTTGAGGTGGCTGATCTTAGCAAGAACCGGTTTCAAGGTCATATCTCTCAGGTAGATTCCAACTGGATTAATTTGGTTTATCTTGACTTGTCTGAGAATGAGCTCAGTGGAGATATATTCAAGAATCTCACACTACTAAAGAAGCTTAAGCACTTGAATCTAGCTTGTAATAGATTCAACAGAGGGGTGTTTCCTAGGATTGAGATGATCTCTGGTTTAGAGTATCTCAACTTGTCTAATACAAATCTTGCTGGTCACATACCAAGAGAGATCTCAGAGCTGAGTGAGCTGAGCACACTTGATGTTTCTGAAAACCATCTATCAGGAAACATCCCAATGTTGAGTATCAAGAACCTCGTGGCTGTCGATGTTTCGAGGAACAACTTGACTGGAGAGATACCAATGCCTATCATTGAGAAGCTCCAGTGGATGGAAAGTTTCAACTTCTCTTACAACAACTTAACGTTCTGCACTGAAAAATTCTCACCTGAAACTCTGAGCAGGTCCTTCTTTGGCTCTACCAGCAGCTGCCCTATCGCTGCAAATCCTGCTCTCTTCAGGAAGAGACGCTCAGCCACTGGAGCACTCAAGGTGGCTTTGGCAGTGACGCTCTCTGCTATGTTCTTACTCATAGCAGCGTTGGTTTTTGTAGCGTTTGGTCACAAAAGGAAACCGAAAACCAGTGAAGTCAAAGATGTCTCATCAGTTAAGGAAGAACAAAGCATCTCAGGTCCATTTTCTTTCCAAACAGATTCCACTACATGGGTGGCTGATGTCAAGCAGGCAAACGCGGTTCCTGTCGTTATCTTTGAGAAGCCATTGCTGAACATAACGTTCTCTGATCTCTTGTCCGCAACTTCCCATTTCGACAGAGACACTCTTTTAGCAGAAGGTAAGTTCGGTCCAGTCTACAGAGGTTTCCTCCCTGGTGGGATTCATGTAGCTGTAAAGGTCTTGGTCCACGGCTCAACTCTTAGTGACCAAGAAGCAGCTAGAGAGCTGGAGTTTCTTGGAAGGATCAAGCATCCGAACCTTGTTCCATTGACTGGATATTGCATAGCCGGTGATCAAAGGATCGCTATCTACGAGTACATGGAGAACGGTAACTTGCAAAACCTGCTTCAAGACTTACCGTTTGGAGTTCAGACAACAGATGACTGGAGCACGGACACATGGGAAGAAGAAGGTGACAATGGAATCCAAAACATAGGGCCAGAAGGTCCGGTTGCAACGTGGCGTTTTAGGCACATGATTGCACTTGGAACCGCGCGAGCATTGGCTTTCCTTCACCACGGTTGTTCACCGCCAATGATCCACAGGGATGTGAAAGCTAGTAGTGTGTATCTTGACCAGAACTGGGAACCAAGATTGTCTGATTTCGGTTTAGCTAAAGTCTTTGGAAGTGGATTAGACGATGAAGTTGCCAACGGCTCACCCGGTTATCTCCCTCCAGAGTTCTTGCAGCCTGAACAAGAACTGCCAACGCCAAAATCTGATGTCTATTGCTTCGGTGTTGTTCTGTTTGAGCTGATCACAGGGAAGAAACCTGTTGAGGATGAGTATCTTGGTGAGAAAGATACAGACTTGGTAACTTGGGTTAGAAGTTTGGTTAGGAAGAGTCAAGGATCAAAAGCTATTGATCCGAAAATACAACAGACAGGCTCAGAGGATCAGATGGAAGAAGCTCTCAAGATAGGATACCTTTGCACAGCTGATCTTCCTTCAAAGCGCCCAAGTATGCAACAAGTAGTTGGTCTTCTCAAAGATATTGAACCAAAACCTTATCAATGA
- the LOC108848387 gene encoding cytochrome P450 705A1-like gives MTGAMASFDIQNCFIYTLLFLFPTLLFSVFLFFFKEAKNSFDLPPSPPSLPIIGHLHLIISSSMHKCFQKISSKYGQFLHLRIFHVPIVLVSSPTVAYEIFKTHDMNVSYRGPIAIDECIVFGSSGYIRAPSGDYWRFMKKVIMAKALGPQALERTRGVRLVELQRFHRNLLDKAMKKESVEIGEEAMRLVNNTLGKMSMGSSFSVEDNDGGKVSELSVAFTSLCHKFCVAQVFHKPLEKLLGISFLKKDVMEVSHRFEEHLEKILARYEKEVDEQHQGAEFMDALLESYQGENAEYKMTRKQIKALFAELFVGAGDSSSSTTRWAMAEIINNPNILERLREEIDSVVGTNRLVQETDLPKLPYLQAVVKEALRLHPVGSVVPREFQEGCTIGGFYIPEGTSLAVNSYAIMRDPDSWEDPYEFKPERFLTSSRLWKEEERKEQALKFLAFGAGRRGCPGSNLGSTFVGTAVGVMVQGFDWEIEGDKVNMEEASGLRFFMALAKPLKCTPRPRNMNPLPSDMQIPNMNHLTVRFLPSDSGGQDYTQFTNI, from the exons ATGACAGGAGCAATGGCCAGCTTTGATATTCAAAACTGTTTCATCTAtactctcctcttcctcttcccaACCCTCCTTTTCTCtgtcttcttgttcttcttcaagGAAGCAAAGAATAGCTTTGATCTGCCTCCAAGCCCTCCTTCTCTTCCGATCATCGGTCATCTTCACCTCATCATCTCTTCTTCAATGCACAAGTGTTTTCAGAAAATCTCATCCAAGTACGGACAATTCCTCCATCTCCGCATCTTCCACGTCCCCATCGTTCTTGTCTCCTCTCCCACAGTGGCCTATGAGATCTTCAAGACTCACGACATGAACGTCTCCTACCGTGGTCCAATTGCTATCGATGAGTGCATTGTCTTTGGTTCTTCTGGCTACATCAGAGCTCCCTCCGGAGATTACTGGAGGTTCATGAAGAAGGTCATCATGGCTAAGGCGCTTGGGCCCCAGGCGCTAGAGCGGACACGTGGCGTCCGTCTAGTGGAGCTTCAGAGGTTCCACAGGAACCTGCTCGATAAGGCCATGAAGAAAGAAAGCGTGGAGATCGGCGAGGAAGCGATGAGACTCGTTAACAACACGCTGGGGAAGATGAGTATGGGAAGTAGTTTCTCGGTGGAGGACAATGACGGTGGGAAAGTCTCTGAACTATCAGTTGCGTTCACTTCCTTGTGCCACAAGTTTTGTGTGGCGCAAGTGTTTCATAAGCCGCTTGAGAAGCTACTAGGGATCTCATTCTTAAAGAAGGACGTGATGGAGGTTTCACACAGGTTCGAAGAGCATCTGGAAAAGATTCTTGCGAGATACGAAAAGGAAGTGGACGAACAACATCAAGGTGCTGAGTTTATGGATGCATTGTTGGAATCTTATCAAGGCGAAAACGCAGAGTATAAGATGACTAGGAAGCAAATCAAGGCATTATTCGCG GAGCTTTTTGTTGGAGCAGGTGACTCCTCTTCTTCAACAACAAGGTGGGCAATGGCAGAAATAATCAACAACCCTAATATCCTTGAAAGACTGAGAGAAGAAATCGATTCAGTGGTGGGGACAAATAGGTTGGTTCAAGAAACTGATCTGCCAAAACTCCCTTACTTGCAAGCGGTGGTCAAGGAAGCTCTAAGATTGCACCCTGTGGGATCTGTGGTGCCAAGGGAGTTTCAAGAAGGCTGTACGATAGGAGGGTTCTACATACCGGAGGGAACATCACTTGCTGTCAATTCTTATGCTATCATGAGAGATCCTGATTCTTGGGAAGATCCTTATGAGTTTAAGCCAGAGAGGTTTCTAACTTCTTCAAGGTTATGGAAAGAGGAGGAGAGAAAAGAGCAAGCACTTAAGTTCCTGGCGTTTGGGGCTGGAAGGAGAGGATGTCCTGGATCAAATCTAGGGAGTACTTTTGTAGGAACCGCGGTTGGAGTGATGGTGCAGGGCTTTGACTGGGAAATTGAAGGAGATAAAGTCAACATGGAAGAAGCCTCAGGATTGAGATTCTTTATGGCTTTGGCTAAGCCACTTAAGTGCACTCCTCGTCCTCGAAATATGAACCCTTTACCTTCTGATATGCAGATTCCAAATATGAACCATCTTACGGTAAGATTCTTACCTTCTGATTCAGGAGGTCAGGATTACACTCAATTCACAAACATATAa